The window CCTACGTGGGCACGGCCGCGGAGCCGGCGCGTACGTCCGCGCACCAGGTGTACGACCTGCCCGTGCCCCCCGGCAGGGTCGCCGCCCTGGCCCTCTGGACCGCCTGAGGTCCTCCCCCGCTCACCCCCCACGTCCCCGTATTCGAACGAAGGATCTCCCCATGACGGAACGTCTGAACAACGCCCAGCCCTATGCCCTGGGTCTCTTCCGGATCGTCACCGGTCTCTTGTTCGCCTGTCACGGCGCCGCTTCCCTCTTCGGCGTCCTCGGTGGCGCGCACGGCGGCGGCACGGTCCCCGTCGGGGCCTGGCCGGGCTGGTACGCGGCGGTGATCCAGCTCGTCGGCGGCGCCCTGGTGATGGTCGGCGCCGGGACCCGCAGCGCGGCCTTCATCGCCTCCGGCTCGATGGCGTACGCCTACTTCACGGCCCACCAGGCGGACGCCCTCTGGCCGATCCAGAACGGCGGGGAATCCTCCGCGATGTACTGCTGGGCCTTCCTGCTGCTCGCCTTCACCGGACCGGGCGCCTTCGCCCTGGACGGGCTGCTGCCCGCCCGTGGGAACCGTGCCGCGGCGGAGACCGAGCAGCGGCCGCAGACGGCGGCCACTGTCTGACCCGGCGTCCCGTGGCCGGCAGCCTGAGCCCCGCCCCGAACCCTCGGGGGCGGGGCTCAGGCCTGTTCCAGATAGCAGGCCAGGGTGTCGCGGCTGTGCCGCAGGCCCTCGATGCGCGCGTCCATGGCCGCCAGTTCACCGTCGAGGACGGTCCGGATCTCCTCGCACCAGGCGAACCGCACCCCCTCGCCGCGGACACACGGCAGGACGGAACGGATCACCTCGGTGGACAGGCCCGCCGCCAGCAGGGCGCGGACCTTGCGCACGGCGGCCACGGAATCCGCGGTGTAGTCGCGGTACCCGTTCGGGCCGCGCTCCGCGTCGAGCAGCCCCTGGGCCTCGTAGTAGCGCAGCAGCCGGGAGCTGACTCCCGTGCGGCGGGACAGTTCACCGATGAGCATGTGCCGTACCTCTGCGTC is drawn from Streptomyces sp. NBC_01232 and contains these coding sequences:
- a CDS encoding DoxX family protein, which translates into the protein MTERLNNAQPYALGLFRIVTGLLFACHGAASLFGVLGGAHGGGTVPVGAWPGWYAAVIQLVGGALVMVGAGTRSAAFIASGSMAYAYFTAHQADALWPIQNGGESSAMYCWAFLLLAFTGPGAFALDGLLPARGNRAAAETEQRPQTAATV
- a CDS encoding MerR family transcriptional regulator, whose product is MLIGELSRRTGVSSRLLRYYEAQGLLDAERGPNGYRDYTADSVAAVRKVRALLAAGLSTEVIRSVLPCVRGEGVRFAWCEEIRTVLDGELAAMDARIEGLRHSRDTLACYLEQA